From a region of the Panicum virgatum strain AP13 chromosome 2K, P.virgatum_v5, whole genome shotgun sequence genome:
- the LOC120689836 gene encoding glucose-6-phosphate/phosphate translocator 2, chloroplastic-like yields MLTAAAASVKPTAALAATAKPAFKPLHLPPLPPAGTRPLTLSVSARPLYRQEHVLATVAVAVAGRGDRASSPAPPAATADGARPVEISAPAEPAETARRARIGVYFATWWALNVIFNIYNKKVLNAFPYPWLTSTLSLAAGSAIMLASWATRIAEAPQTDLDFWKALSPVAIAHTIGHVAATVSMAKVAVSFTHIIKSGEPAFSVLVSRFFLGENFPAPVYFSLLPIIGGCALAAVTELNFNMVGFMGAMISNLAFVFRNIFSKKGMKGKSVSGMNYYACLSMMSLVILLPFAIAMEGPKVWAAGWQKAVAEIGPNFVWWVAAQSVFYHLYNQVSYMSLDEISPLTFSVGNTMKRISVIVASIIIFQTPVQPINALGAAIAILGTFIYSQAKQ; encoded by the exons AtgctgaccgccgccgccgcctccgtcaaGCCCACCGCGGCCCTGGCCGCCACCGCAAAGCCGGCATTCAAGCCCCtccacctccctcccctgcccccCGCCGGCACCAGGCCCCTCACCCTCTCCGTCTCCGCGCGGCCGCTGTACCGCCAGGAGCATGTCCTCGCGaccgtggcggtggcggtggccggccgcggCGACCGCGCCTcgtcccccgcgccgccggccgccaccgcggacGGCGCCCGGCCGGTGGAGATCTCCGCGCCGGCGGAGCCCGCCGagaccgcgcgccgcgccaggATCGGTGTCTACTTCGCCACGTGGTGGGCGCTCAACGTTATCTTCAACATCTACAACAAGAAGGTGCTCAACGCGTTCCCGTACCCGTGGCTCACGTCGAcgctctccctcgccgccggctccgccATCATGCTCGCGTCCTGGGCCACCAGGATCGCCGAGGCGCCGCAGACGGACCTCGATTTCTGGAAGGCGCTCTCCCCG GTGGCCATCGCGCACACTATCGGTCACGTCGCGGCGACGGTGAGCATGGCCAAGGTGGCCGTGTCGTTCACGCACATCATCAAGAGCGGTGAGCCGGCGTTCAGTGTGCTCGTCTCCAGGTTCTTCCTCGGCGAGAACTTCCCAGCGCCGGTCtacttctccctcctcccgatCATCGGTGGatgcgccctcgccgccgtcaccgAGCTCAATTTCAACATGGTTG GATTCATGGGGGCGATGATCTCCAACCTCGCATTCGTCTTCCGGAACATCTTTTCGAAGAAGGGGATGAAGGGCAAGTCGGTCAGCGGGATGAACTACTACGCCTGCCTCTCCATGATGTCCCTGGTGATCCTCCTCCCCTTCGCCATTGCCATGGAGGGGCCCAAGGTGTGGGCAGCAGGCTGGCAGAAAGCAGTCGCCGAGATCGGTCCCAACTTCGTCTG GTgggtggcggcgcagagcgTGTTCTACCACCTGTACAACCAAGTATCCTACATGTCGTTGGATGAGATCTCGCCGCTAACATTCAGCGTCGGCAACACCATGAAGAGGATTTCTGTCATTGTCGCGTCCATCATAATCTTCCAAACGCCCGTTCAACCCATCAACGCGCTCGGAGCCGCCATTGCCATTCTTGGAACCTTCATCTACTCTCAG GCAAAGCAGTAA
- the LOC120689843 gene encoding vascular-related unknown protein 1-like gives MEDLVSSSSFSRSVLSCSEGQAQSGESSWTDYFVDFMLSEEEKKRQEGAISYCAAEDDGDGSSRGEEDEEDSMISDAASRAPASALLPAKYKGLKKLKKAFKALDHDESLEDTASSPVNSPKVSAVSQLELSPKRRCNIRDLTKEAGIGDGHGREGMDCTGAGMEGVRFGDQSQTSIADPCAELKDKGICLFPLSVLLHYHGRTN, from the exons ATGGAGGATCTAGTTAGTAGCTCATCTTTCAGTAGGAGCGTCCTTAGCTGTAGCGAAGGCCAGGCTCAATCAGGAGAGAGCTCTTGGACCGATTACTTCGTGGATTTCATGCTATCCGAAGAGGAGAAGAAGAGACAGGAGGGTGCTATTTCCTACTGCGCTGCCGAAGACGACGGCGATGGAAGTAGCCGtggggaggaggacgaggaggattCTATGATCTCCGACGCCGCCTCTCGCGCCCCTGCGTCCGCGCTGTTGCCTGCCAAATACAAGGGGTTGAAGAAGCTCAAGAAGGCTTTCAAGGCCCTGGATCATGATGAATCCCTGGAAGATACTGCAAGCTCCCCAGTGAATAGCCCAAAG GTCAGTGCTGTGTCGCAGCTGGAATTGAGCCCTAAAAGGAGATGCAACATCAGGGACCTCACCAAG GAAGCAGGAATTGGCGATGGTCACGGAAGAGAGGGGATGGATTGTACAGGTGCAGGCATGGAAGGAGTGAGATTTGGTGATCAGAGTCAGACGAGTATAGCTGATCCATGTGCGGAGCTCAAGGACAAGGGGATTTGTTTGTTTCCCTTGTCCGTGCTGCTACACTACCATGGACGAACAAACTGA
- the LOC120689851 gene encoding protein disulfide isomerase-like 5-4 isoform X2 gives MSAMCWEQLNITKTVRKYSIDRNLVPTGSEFHPGPIPTVSKHGDDIEEDHVDGSVSLSSRNFDSYSHQYPVLVVNFYAPWCYWSNRLKPSWEKTAQIIRERYDPEMDGRILLGKVDCTEEIDLCRRHHIQGYPSIRVFRKGSDIKENQGHHDHESYYGERDTESLVAAMETYVANIPKEAHVLALEDKSNKTVDPAKRPAPMTSGCRIEGFVRVKRVPGSVVISARSGSHSFDPSQINVSHYVNQFSFGKKLSPRMFHEFLRLTPYLRGYHDRLAGQSYIVKQGEVNANVTIEHYLQVVKTELVTLRSSKELKVLEEYEYTAHSSLVHSFYVPVVKFHFEPSPMQVLVTEVPRSFSHFITNVCAIIGGVFTVAGILDSIFHNTLRMVKKVELGKNI, from the exons ATGTCAGCGATGTGCTGGGAACA ATTGAACATAACGAAAACTGTTCGCAAATATTCGATTGATCGGAATTTAGTACCAACTGGATCAGAATTCCACCCTGGGCCTATTCCCACTGTCAGTAAGCATGGAGATGATATAGAAGAGGATCATGTCGATGGTTCAGTTTCCTTGTCATCTCGCAATTTTGATAGCTATTCACACCA ATATCCTGTTTTGGTTGTCAACTTTTATGCCCCATGGTGTTACTGGAGCAATCGACTG aaACCTTCGTGGGAGAAGACTGCGCAAATAATAAGGGAGAG ATATGACCCTGAAATGGATGGTAGAATCCTTCTGGGCAAGGTTGACTGCACTGAGGAAATTGACTTGTGTAGGAG GCACCACATACAAGGATACCCATCCATTCGTGTTTTCCGTAAAGGGTCTGATATCAA GGAAAATCAGGGTCATCATGATCATGAATCGTACTATGGGGAGCGTGATACAGAGAGTTTAGTCGCG GCAATGGAAACTTACGTTGCAAACATTCCGAAAGAGGCTCACGTGCTTGCTTTGGAAGACAAATCCAATAAGACTGTTGATCCTGCCAAGCGCCCTGCTCCAATGACCAGTGGATGCAGAATAGAAGGTTTTGTGCGAGTCAAAAGG GTTCCAGGGAGTGTCGTTATATCAGCTCGATCTGGATCACACTCATTTGATCCATCCCAGATAAATGTTTCACACTATGTGAATCAGTTCTCATTTGGCAAAAAACTTTCGCCAAGGATGTTTCATGAATTCTTAAGACTAACTCCCTATCTTCGTGGATACCATGATAGATTAGCTGGCCAGTCTTACATTGTTAAGCAGGGTGAGGTTAACGCCAATGTTACT ATTGAGCATTACCTACAAGTTGTGAAGACTGAGCTTGTAACACTGAGGTCCTCAAAGGAACTGAAAGTGCTCGAGGAATACGAATACACAGCACACAGCAGCTTGGTGCACAGCTTCTACGTTCCTGTTGTGAAATTTCATTTTGAGCCTTCTCCCATGCAG GTCTTGGTAACTGAAGTTCCGAGATCCTTCTCTCATTTCATCACAAATGTATGTGCTATTATCGGTGGCGTCTTCACG GTTGCTGGAATACTGGATTCCATCTTCCACAATACGCTAAGGATGGTGAAGAAGGTTGAGCTAGGAAAGAACATTTAA
- the LOC120696182 gene encoding uncharacterized protein LOC120696182 — MKRKSALICCGVVAAVILVLAVVFVALYFTVFRPRSPKVAATVLATEIKAINVLPPVLNITVRVDVTVHNPNYAAFRYGDVVTAVRYHGDGVGQAVVPAGEIGARATETIGATVEVDTVRVAATPYFLPEAILGVLPFQTTTEVAGKAVVLGTFKIRASSEVACDVAVYWTKGNATSDCTSTVHVGGR, encoded by the coding sequence aTGAAGAGGAAGTCCGCCCTGATTTGCTGCGGCGTGGTGGCGGCCGTGAtcctcgtcctcgccgtcgtctTCGTGGCGCTCTACTTCACCGTGTTCCGGCCGCGGTCGCCCAAggtggcggcgacggtgctGGCCACGGAGATCAAGGCGATCAACGTCCTCCCGCCGGTCCTCAACATCACCGTGCGCGTGGACGTCACCGTGCACAACCCGAACTACGCGGCGTTCCGGTACGGCGACGTGGTGACGGCGGTGCGGTaccacggcgacggcgtggggcaggcggtggtgcccgcGGGGGAGATCGGCGCGCGCGCGACGGAGACCATCGGCGCCACCGTGGAGGTGGACACCGTCAGGGTGGCGGCCACCCCCTACTTCCTGCCCGAGGCCATCCTCGGGGTGCTGCCGTTCCAGACCACGACGGAGGTGGCCGGCAAGGCCGTGGTGCTGGGCACCTTCAAGATCAGGGCGAGCTCGGAGGTGGCGTGCGACGTCGCCGTGTACTGGACCAAGGGCAACGCCACGTCGGACTGCACCTCCACGGTTCATGTAGGCGGCCGGTAG
- the LOC120689851 gene encoding protein disulfide isomerase-like 5-4 isoform X1 produces the protein MISSKLKSVDFYRKIPRDLTEASLSGAGLSIVAALTMMFLFGMELSSYLAVNTTTSVIVDRSSDGEFLRIDFNISFPALSCEFASVDVSDVLGTNRLNITKTVRKYSIDRNLVPTGSEFHPGPIPTVSKHGDDIEEDHVDGSVSLSSRNFDSYSHQYPVLVVNFYAPWCYWSNRLKPSWEKTAQIIRERYDPEMDGRILLGKVDCTEEIDLCRRHHIQGYPSIRVFRKGSDIKENQGHHDHESYYGERDTESLVAAMETYVANIPKEAHVLALEDKSNKTVDPAKRPAPMTSGCRIEGFVRVKRVPGSVVISARSGSHSFDPSQINVSHYVNQFSFGKKLSPRMFHEFLRLTPYLRGYHDRLAGQSYIVKQGEVNANVTIEHYLQVVKTELVTLRSSKELKVLEEYEYTAHSSLVHSFYVPVVKFHFEPSPMQVLVTEVPRSFSHFITNVCAIIGGVFTVAGILDSIFHNTLRMVKKVELGKNI, from the exons ATGATCTCCAGCAAGCTCAAGTCCGTCGACTTCTACAG GAAAATCCCTAGGGATTTGACCGAGGCATCATTATCTGGTGCTGGATTATCCATTGTAGCAGCACTAACTATGATGTTTTTGTTTGGAATG GAATTGAGCAGTTACCTAGCAGTTAATACTACAACATCTGTGATCGTTGATAGGAGTTCAGATGGGGAGTTTTTACGGATAGATTTCAATATAAG CTTTCCTGCACTTTCATGTGAATTTGCATCAGTTGATGTCAGCGATGTGCTGGGAACA AACAGATTGAACATAACGAAAACTGTTCGCAAATATTCGATTGATCGGAATTTAGTACCAACTGGATCAGAATTCCACCCTGGGCCTATTCCCACTGTCAGTAAGCATGGAGATGATATAGAAGAGGATCATGTCGATGGTTCAGTTTCCTTGTCATCTCGCAATTTTGATAGCTATTCACACCA ATATCCTGTTTTGGTTGTCAACTTTTATGCCCCATGGTGTTACTGGAGCAATCGACTG aaACCTTCGTGGGAGAAGACTGCGCAAATAATAAGGGAGAG ATATGACCCTGAAATGGATGGTAGAATCCTTCTGGGCAAGGTTGACTGCACTGAGGAAATTGACTTGTGTAGGAG GCACCACATACAAGGATACCCATCCATTCGTGTTTTCCGTAAAGGGTCTGATATCAA GGAAAATCAGGGTCATCATGATCATGAATCGTACTATGGGGAGCGTGATACAGAGAGTTTAGTCGCG GCAATGGAAACTTACGTTGCAAACATTCCGAAAGAGGCTCACGTGCTTGCTTTGGAAGACAAATCCAATAAGACTGTTGATCCTGCCAAGCGCCCTGCTCCAATGACCAGTGGATGCAGAATAGAAGGTTTTGTGCGAGTCAAAAGG GTTCCAGGGAGTGTCGTTATATCAGCTCGATCTGGATCACACTCATTTGATCCATCCCAGATAAATGTTTCACACTATGTGAATCAGTTCTCATTTGGCAAAAAACTTTCGCCAAGGATGTTTCATGAATTCTTAAGACTAACTCCCTATCTTCGTGGATACCATGATAGATTAGCTGGCCAGTCTTACATTGTTAAGCAGGGTGAGGTTAACGCCAATGTTACT ATTGAGCATTACCTACAAGTTGTGAAGACTGAGCTTGTAACACTGAGGTCCTCAAAGGAACTGAAAGTGCTCGAGGAATACGAATACACAGCACACAGCAGCTTGGTGCACAGCTTCTACGTTCCTGTTGTGAAATTTCATTTTGAGCCTTCTCCCATGCAG GTCTTGGTAACTGAAGTTCCGAGATCCTTCTCTCATTTCATCACAAATGTATGTGCTATTATCGGTGGCGTCTTCACG GTTGCTGGAATACTGGATTCCATCTTCCACAATACGCTAAGGATGGTGAAGAAGGTTGAGCTAGGAAAGAACATTTAA